One genomic region from Leifsonia poae encodes:
- a CDS encoding carbohydrate ABC transporter permease: protein MRETIGAKAFRVIVLVVLSIFTIVPLYVMVTSAIKPLGEVTTSFSWIPKNITFQPFIDIWTTVPLATFFMNSLIVCTSATLISLVIAIFAAYAVSRWRFKGRTVFTTAVLSTQMFPGVLFLLPLFLIFVNLDQLLGIQLVGTQFGLILTYLTFVLPFSIWMLAGYFDGIPRELDEAAKVDGNGPMGALWNVVLPAARPGIVAVAIYSFMTSWGEVLFASVLTTGPTQTLAVGLQQYSTSTNVYWNQIMAASLVVSIPVVVAFLLLQRNFVAGLTAGAIK from the coding sequence GTGCGTGAGACTATCGGGGCAAAAGCCTTCCGCGTGATCGTTCTCGTGGTGCTGTCGATCTTCACGATCGTGCCGCTCTACGTGATGGTCACCTCGGCGATCAAGCCGCTCGGCGAGGTGACGACGAGCTTCTCGTGGATTCCCAAGAACATCACCTTCCAGCCGTTCATCGACATCTGGACCACGGTTCCGCTGGCGACGTTCTTCATGAACAGTCTCATCGTGTGCACCTCGGCCACGCTGATCAGCCTGGTGATCGCAATCTTCGCGGCGTACGCGGTGTCGCGCTGGCGGTTCAAAGGCCGCACGGTCTTCACCACCGCGGTGCTCTCCACACAGATGTTCCCGGGCGTGCTGTTCCTTCTTCCTCTGTTCCTCATCTTCGTGAACCTCGACCAGCTGCTCGGCATCCAGCTCGTCGGAACACAGTTCGGGCTGATCCTCACCTACCTGACCTTCGTGCTGCCGTTCTCGATCTGGATGCTCGCCGGCTACTTCGACGGCATCCCACGCGAACTCGACGAAGCGGCGAAGGTCGACGGCAACGGTCCGATGGGGGCGCTGTGGAACGTCGTGCTGCCGGCGGCCCGCCCAGGCATCGTCGCGGTGGCGATCTACAGCTTCATGACCTCCTGGGGTGAGGTGCTGTTCGCCTCGGTGCTGACGACCGGGCCGACGCAGACCCTCGCCGTGGGCCTGCAGCAGTACTCGACTTCGACGAATGTCTACTGGAACCAGATCATGGCCGCATCCCTCGTGGTCTCGATCCCGGTGGTCGTCGCGTTCCTGCTGCTGCAACGCAACTTCGTCGCCGGCCTCACCGCGGGCGCGATCAAGTAG
- a CDS encoding carbohydrate ABC transporter permease: protein MSATTSRSTTGAPPPAVTAGATPAPKKQKRPRPKGWWLPFALLAPAVFFEIIVHLIPMVTGVWISFIGLTKFFIANWAEAPWLGFGNYAVALDFNQSVGKGLLQSFLVTCGFTVLVVSISWGLGMCAGVALQRKFRGRGIFRTLFLIPYALPIYAGVIAWKFMLQQDTGAVNHFLIDQLHLGDTKPFWLIGGNAFWSVVIVAIWRMWPFAFLMLMAGLQSVPEDVYEASAVDGAKPFRQWRSITLPMLRPVNSVLILVMFLWTFNDFNTPYVLFGSTAQPPAGDLISFHIYNASFLTWNFGSGAAMSVLLLLFLLLVSGIYLLVLNRRSQRA from the coding sequence ATGTCAGCGACGACATCGCGCTCGACGACCGGAGCGCCGCCGCCCGCCGTCACAGCCGGCGCGACCCCGGCTCCCAAGAAGCAGAAACGGCCGCGCCCGAAGGGATGGTGGCTGCCGTTCGCCCTGCTCGCGCCCGCGGTGTTCTTCGAGATCATCGTCCACCTCATCCCGATGGTCACCGGCGTCTGGATCAGCTTCATCGGGCTGACCAAGTTCTTCATCGCCAACTGGGCGGAAGCCCCCTGGCTCGGGTTCGGGAACTACGCCGTCGCGCTCGATTTCAACCAGTCCGTCGGCAAGGGACTGCTCCAGTCGTTCCTCGTCACCTGCGGGTTCACGGTTCTCGTCGTGAGCATCTCGTGGGGGCTCGGGATGTGCGCCGGCGTCGCCCTGCAACGCAAGTTCCGCGGCCGCGGCATCTTCCGCACGCTGTTCCTCATTCCCTACGCCCTGCCGATCTACGCCGGCGTCATCGCCTGGAAGTTCATGCTCCAGCAGGACACCGGGGCGGTCAACCATTTCCTCATCGACCAGCTGCACCTGGGCGACACCAAGCCGTTCTGGCTGATCGGCGGCAACGCCTTCTGGTCTGTCGTGATCGTGGCGATCTGGCGGATGTGGCCGTTCGCCTTCCTGATGCTGATGGCCGGGCTGCAGAGCGTGCCTGAAGATGTGTACGAAGCATCCGCCGTCGACGGCGCCAAGCCGTTCCGCCAGTGGCGCAGCATCACGTTGCCGATGCTGAGACCGGTGAACTCGGTGCTCATCCTCGTGATGTTCTTATGGACGTTCAACGACTTCAATACCCCATATGTGTTGTTCGGGAGCACCGCGCAACCACCGGCGGGCGACCTCATCTCGTTCCACATCTACAACGCGTCGTTCCTGACCTGGAACTTCGGCTCCGGCGCGGCCATGTCCGTGCTCCTGCTGTTGTTCCTGCTGTTGGTCAGCGGCATCTACCTGCTCGTGCTCAATCGGAGGTCCCAGCGTGCGTGA
- a CDS encoding ABC transporter substrate-binding protein, with amino-acid sequence MGKKRAILAAVAAAALAVTMAGCSSSGSTGSTKGATITYWASNQGTSVANDQEVLKPVLDKFTKETGIKVKLEVIGWNDLQTRIQTAVTSGQGPDVVNIGNTWASSLQATKAFLPFDSANMKAIGGADKFVKTALQTGGAPGTDPTSVPLYGFAYGLYYNKKMFSDAGLTAPTTWEELVTDAQKLTDPAKKVWGMSLAAGSYTENIHFAFITGAQGGASPFDSKGNPTFTGAASVDGIQRYLDLMQKDKVVNPSDAQIDNASISTANFAQGKVAMILNQNNADATITSNGMTSDQYGVVAFPAPADAKSNIATFPAGINMSIFKNTKNKDASLQFVKYMTSEATQSTLGKPYASLPVLQGATATFTTNAEEAKTFLDIYNNRSEPLPLVSSEDQYENTVGKAMNNMFAKIATGGTVSSSDIKSALQTAQDQVKAAG; translated from the coding sequence ATGGGCAAGAAACGCGCGATTCTCGCGGCGGTCGCCGCTGCAGCGCTCGCCGTCACGATGGCGGGATGCAGTTCGAGCGGGTCCACCGGCTCGACGAAGGGCGCCACGATCACGTACTGGGCCAGCAACCAGGGAACGAGCGTGGCGAACGACCAGGAAGTCCTCAAGCCGGTACTCGACAAGTTCACCAAAGAGACCGGGATCAAGGTCAAGCTCGAGGTGATCGGGTGGAACGACCTGCAGACGCGCATCCAGACCGCTGTCACCAGCGGGCAGGGTCCGGACGTGGTCAACATCGGCAACACCTGGGCGTCGTCGCTGCAGGCGACGAAGGCGTTCCTGCCGTTCGATTCGGCCAACATGAAGGCCATCGGCGGCGCGGACAAGTTCGTCAAGACCGCCCTGCAGACCGGTGGGGCGCCGGGAACCGACCCGACCTCCGTTCCGCTCTACGGGTTCGCATACGGCCTCTACTACAACAAGAAGATGTTCTCTGACGCCGGCCTCACCGCGCCGACGACATGGGAGGAGCTCGTCACCGACGCGCAGAAGCTGACCGATCCGGCCAAGAAGGTCTGGGGCATGTCGCTCGCCGCCGGAAGCTACACGGAGAACATCCACTTCGCGTTCATCACCGGTGCACAGGGCGGCGCGTCGCCGTTCGACTCGAAGGGCAACCCGACGTTCACGGGTGCCGCATCCGTCGACGGCATCCAGCGCTACCTCGACCTGATGCAGAAGGACAAGGTGGTCAACCCGTCCGACGCGCAGATCGACAACGCCTCCATCTCCACGGCGAACTTCGCCCAGGGCAAGGTCGCGATGATCCTCAACCAGAACAACGCTGACGCGACGATCACCTCGAACGGCATGACGAGCGACCAGTACGGTGTCGTGGCCTTCCCGGCCCCCGCCGACGCGAAATCGAACATCGCCACCTTCCCGGCCGGCATCAACATGTCCATCTTCAAGAACACGAAGAACAAGGATGCGTCGCTGCAGTTCGTGAAGTACATGACGAGCGAGGCGACCCAGTCCACCCTGGGCAAGCCCTACGCTTCCCTGCCGGTGCTGCAGGGCGCGACCGCCACGTTCACCACCAACGCCGAGGAGGCCAAGACCTTCCTCGACATCTACAACAACCGCTCCGAGCCGCTGCCGCTGGTATCGTCCGAAGACCAGTACGAGAACACCGTCGGCAAGGCGATGAACAACATGTTCGCCAAGATCGCCACCGGTGGAACGGTCTCGTCGTCCGACATCAAGTCGGCGTTGCAGACCGCGCAGGATCAAGTGAAGGCGGCCGGCTAG
- a CDS encoding LacI family DNA-binding transcriptional regulator, with protein MPRVTIQVLAQTLGISKASVSYALNGQPGVSEATRQRVLLLATELGWHPSSSARALSLSRADAIGIVLKRDPELLGAEPYYMSLLGGIEDVLSRASQSLLLRMVGTRGGDLEVYRQWSAERRVDGVIVLDLAIDDPRPSLLGELEMPFVLHGVYADGVTGLSRIEDQANDAKTIVEHLASLGHRHIAHMTGPLLLSHELDRRSAIASECAARGIRVTFFECDYTMETAHRIAAAMLRTGEVATAIVASNDVMALGVASALRHAERQDVALISWDDSMICQIATPTVTALERHVDDQGRRSARVLLDRLAGREPESDVSPASVLHVRETSLRPVRERDAVDTGK; from the coding sequence ATGCCCCGGGTCACTATCCAGGTGCTCGCGCAAACGCTCGGGATCTCGAAGGCGTCGGTCTCCTACGCTCTGAACGGGCAACCCGGGGTGAGCGAGGCGACCCGTCAGCGCGTGCTGCTGCTGGCGACCGAACTGGGTTGGCATCCGAGCTCGAGCGCGCGGGCACTGTCGCTGTCACGGGCGGACGCGATCGGCATCGTGCTCAAGCGCGACCCCGAGCTCTTGGGAGCCGAGCCCTACTACATGAGCCTGCTCGGCGGCATCGAGGATGTCCTCTCCCGTGCCAGCCAGAGCCTGCTGCTGCGCATGGTCGGAACCCGCGGGGGAGACCTCGAGGTCTACCGCCAGTGGAGCGCTGAGCGACGCGTCGACGGTGTGATCGTGCTCGACCTGGCGATCGACGACCCCCGGCCGAGCCTGCTGGGCGAGCTCGAGATGCCGTTCGTGCTCCACGGTGTCTACGCCGATGGCGTCACGGGTCTCTCGCGCATCGAGGACCAGGCGAACGACGCGAAGACGATCGTCGAGCACCTCGCGTCACTCGGCCACCGGCACATCGCGCATATGACGGGCCCATTGCTGCTCTCGCACGAACTCGACCGGCGGTCGGCGATCGCGTCTGAGTGCGCTGCCCGCGGCATCCGGGTCACCTTCTTCGAATGCGACTACACCATGGAAACCGCGCACCGCATCGCGGCGGCGATGCTGCGCACCGGCGAGGTGGCGACGGCGATCGTGGCGTCGAATGACGTGATGGCGCTCGGCGTGGCAAGCGCCCTGCGGCACGCCGAACGACAGGATGTGGCGTTGATCAGCTGGGACGATTCGATGATCTGTCAGATCGCTACGCCGACGGTCACGGCGCTCGAGCGGCACGTGGACGATCAGGGCCGCCGCAGCGCACGCGTGCTGCTCGACAGGCTGGCCGGCCGCGAACCGGAATCGGACGTGTCGCCGGCCAGTGTTCTGCATGTCCGCGAGACCAGTCTGAGGCCGGTCCGAGAGCGTGATGCAGTCGATACCGGAAAGTGA
- a CDS encoding alpha/beta hydrolase family protein, whose amino-acid sequence MARSTIAKSLITAAGVAGGLVLLTAAGAGFVMARVARTVITPVRKRPQNQSIRAVDDEAGTVTLKDTPDSAVPGRYGLWFDDDTGYARIGGVIEKRDGTVTRDVQRVAFGELRPTTRARLSGYYYLEPEELGLSANSVMIETELGEAPAWHFPAEGIDDGRWVIQVHGWGATRQEGLRAVPVFHREGFTCLLASYRNDGDAPPSADRRYGLGGTEWRDIDAAIRFAQENGARSIVLMGWSMGGAVVLQTITRSSASELIRGIILDSPVIDWIDTLEYQARLLRLPDPITQGALRLIESTWSGPITGLGAPIDLASMNFVARASDLALPMLILHSDDDGFVPSTASRALARARSDIVTLVPFATALHTKLWNYDEERWTNAIADWLGDTVG is encoded by the coding sequence ATGGCGAGGTCGACGATCGCGAAATCCTTGATCACAGCCGCCGGTGTCGCCGGCGGCCTCGTGCTGCTCACGGCGGCCGGTGCCGGCTTCGTGATGGCCCGTGTGGCGCGAACCGTGATCACTCCGGTGCGCAAACGGCCGCAGAATCAGAGCATCCGGGCCGTGGACGACGAAGCCGGCACGGTGACGCTCAAAGACACACCGGATTCCGCTGTTCCCGGCCGGTACGGGCTCTGGTTCGACGACGACACGGGATACGCCCGCATCGGGGGCGTGATCGAAAAGCGCGACGGCACGGTGACGCGTGACGTCCAGAGAGTCGCCTTCGGCGAGTTGCGTCCGACGACGAGGGCCCGGCTGAGCGGCTACTACTACCTCGAGCCCGAGGAACTGGGGCTCTCTGCGAACAGTGTCATGATCGAGACCGAGCTGGGGGAGGCGCCGGCCTGGCATTTCCCCGCCGAGGGCATCGACGACGGCCGCTGGGTCATCCAGGTGCACGGCTGGGGCGCCACCCGGCAGGAGGGGCTGCGGGCGGTCCCGGTCTTCCACCGCGAAGGCTTCACCTGTCTGCTCGCGTCGTACCGCAACGACGGCGACGCACCCCCGAGTGCCGACCGGCGGTACGGGCTGGGCGGCACGGAGTGGCGCGACATCGACGCGGCGATCCGGTTCGCCCAGGAGAACGGCGCCCGGTCGATCGTGCTGATGGGATGGTCGATGGGTGGCGCGGTCGTGCTGCAGACGATCACCCGATCGTCTGCGAGTGAACTCATCCGGGGGATCATCCTCGATTCGCCGGTGATCGACTGGATCGACACCCTCGAATACCAGGCGCGACTGCTGCGGCTGCCCGACCCGATCACACAGGGGGCGTTGCGGCTCATCGAATCGACGTGGAGCGGTCCGATCACCGGGCTGGGAGCGCCGATCGATCTGGCCAGCATGAACTTCGTTGCGAGGGCCTCCGACCTCGCGCTGCCGATGCTCATCCTGCACAGCGACGACGACGGGTTCGTGCCCTCCACCGCATCGCGGGCACTCGCGCGGGCGCGCAGCGATATCGTCACACTCGTGCCCTTCGCCACCGCACTGCACACAAAGCTCTGGAACTACGACGAGGAGCGGTGGACCAACGCGATCGCCGACTGGCTCGGCGACACCGTCGGCTGA
- a CDS encoding DUF3000 domain-containing protein, with product MPTTSSTPSTPPEFAAALQTIRAVQSRPELVISEIPAPGQLAPFAVALAADVRPARHGADSDLGTGRFILLYDPDEPEAWGGRFRVVCFAQAPLETDIGLDPFLADVAWSWLVDALDARRASYTAASGTATKIISTGFGELAKQGDGSQIELRASWTPLENDVTAHVEGWGELLCMLAGLPPAGEGVSLLSARRTPRA from the coding sequence GTGCCGACAACATCCTCGACTCCCAGCACTCCCCCGGAGTTCGCCGCGGCGTTGCAGACGATACGCGCCGTGCAGTCGCGTCCCGAACTGGTGATCAGCGAGATTCCCGCCCCGGGCCAGCTCGCGCCGTTCGCGGTCGCCCTGGCGGCGGATGTGCGGCCCGCGCGCCACGGCGCCGATTCCGATCTGGGCACCGGCCGGTTCATCCTGCTCTACGATCCGGACGAGCCGGAGGCCTGGGGAGGTCGCTTCCGTGTCGTGTGTTTCGCCCAGGCGCCGTTGGAGACCGATATCGGCCTCGATCCGTTCCTCGCCGATGTCGCCTGGTCCTGGCTCGTGGATGCGCTCGACGCGCGCCGGGCGAGCTATACGGCCGCCAGCGGAACAGCCACCAAGATCATCTCCACCGGTTTCGGCGAGCTCGCCAAACAGGGGGACGGCTCGCAGATCGAGCTCCGCGCCTCCTGGACCCCGCTCGAGAACGATGTCACCGCCCATGTCGAAGGCTGGGGTGAGCTGCTCTGCATGCTCGCGGGGCTGCCGCCCGCCGGTGAGGGTGTGAGCCTGCTCTCCGCGAGACGGACGCCGCGTGCCTGA
- a CDS encoding HRDC domain-containing protein: protein MPDHSVIATREDYLSAVDAIAGGTGPVAVDAERASGFRYSQRAYLIQVFRRGAGTFLFDPPAVGRFDELNAAIADDEWVLHAATQDLTCLREVGLDPHTIFDTELAARLLGMPRVGLGTVVEELLGVHLAKEHSAADWSTRPLPEPWLVYAALDVELLPDLRDAIAGLLEEAGKTGYARQEFADELARDLKPVRAEPWRRLSGIHSIRGLRNLAAARELWLSRDEFARESDTAPGRLIPDASLTAAAKAFPESKRALAALREFNGRASRTEIDRWWDAIERARTTKDLPVLRGNGDTLPPPRAWGDRNPEADARLKAARAALGELSEELAIPVENLLTPETLRRVAWAPPAEPDPEAIGSALAEWGARPWQIEATTQLISQAFVDAHQTDVEPDEADS from the coding sequence GTGCCTGATCACTCCGTCATCGCTACCCGGGAGGACTACCTCAGCGCCGTCGACGCGATCGCCGGCGGAACCGGTCCCGTCGCCGTCGACGCCGAGCGCGCCTCCGGTTTCCGCTACTCGCAGCGCGCCTATCTCATCCAGGTCTTCCGCCGCGGCGCGGGGACGTTCCTGTTCGATCCGCCCGCCGTCGGACGCTTCGACGAGTTGAATGCGGCGATCGCCGACGACGAGTGGGTCCTCCACGCTGCCACCCAGGATCTGACCTGCCTACGCGAAGTCGGTCTCGACCCGCACACCATCTTCGACACCGAACTCGCCGCGCGCCTGCTCGGGATGCCCCGCGTCGGCCTCGGCACCGTCGTGGAGGAACTGCTCGGCGTGCACCTCGCCAAAGAGCATTCGGCGGCGGACTGGTCGACGCGCCCCCTCCCGGAACCGTGGCTGGTCTACGCCGCCCTCGACGTCGAGCTCCTCCCCGATCTGCGCGATGCGATCGCGGGCCTGCTCGAAGAAGCCGGCAAGACCGGGTATGCCCGGCAGGAGTTCGCCGACGAGCTCGCCCGCGATCTCAAGCCGGTGCGCGCCGAACCGTGGCGCCGTCTCTCGGGGATCCACTCCATCAGAGGTCTGCGCAATCTCGCCGCCGCCCGGGAGCTCTGGCTGAGCCGCGACGAGTTCGCCCGCGAGAGCGACACCGCGCCCGGTCGGCTCATCCCGGATGCGTCGCTCACCGCCGCCGCCAAAGCGTTTCCCGAATCCAAGCGCGCGCTCGCCGCGTTACGCGAGTTCAACGGTCGGGCGAGTCGCACTGAGATCGACCGCTGGTGGGACGCCATCGAGCGCGCTCGCACCACCAAGGATCTGCCGGTGCTGCGCGGCAATGGCGACACGCTGCCGCCGCCGCGCGCCTGGGGCGATCGCAACCCCGAGGCGGATGCCCGGCTCAAGGCCGCCCGCGCGGCTCTCGGCGAGCTGTCCGAGGAGCTCGCCATTCCGGTCGAGAACCTGCTCACACCGGAGACACTGCGCCGCGTGGCCTGGGCCCCTCCCGCAGAACCCGATCCCGAGGCGATCGGATCGGCCCTCGCCGAATGGGGCGCGCGACCCTGGCAGATTGAGGCAACCACACAGCTGATCAGCCAGGCCTTTGTCGATGCCCACCAAACCGACGTCGAGCCTGACGAAGCCGATTCGTAG
- a CDS encoding thiolase family protein codes for MAERTDVVFVDGVRTPFGRAGEKGQYWNTRADDLVVKAMIELLERNPNVPKDRIDDVAIAATTQQGDQGLTLGRTAALLAGLPKSVPGFAIDRMCAGAMTSVTTLGSGIAFGAYDLAIAGGVEHMGRHPMGFGADPNPRFLSERLVGEDALNMGMTAERIHDRFPALTKERSDRYAMRSQQKTAAAYAAGKIQPDLVPVAIRSESGWGLATHDEGMRPETNMESLATLRTPFRPHGRVSAGNSSPLTDGATASILASADAVKEFGLQPKMRMVSFAFAGVEPEIMGIGPVPSTEKALRKAGLSIDDIGLFELNEAFAIQVLSLLDHFGIDDEDPRVNQWGGAIAVGHPLAASGVRLMIQLAAQFAEHPEVRYGLTAMCVGLGQGGSVVWENPHYSKRARKA; via the coding sequence GTGGCCGAAAGAACTGATGTCGTCTTCGTCGATGGAGTACGCACTCCATTCGGGCGAGCCGGCGAAAAAGGGCAGTACTGGAACACGCGAGCAGACGATCTGGTGGTCAAAGCCATGATCGAACTCCTCGAGCGCAATCCGAACGTGCCGAAAGACCGGATCGACGACGTCGCCATCGCCGCCACCACCCAGCAGGGCGACCAGGGTCTCACCCTCGGCCGCACGGCCGCGCTGCTCGCGGGGTTGCCGAAATCCGTTCCCGGATTCGCCATCGACCGGATGTGCGCCGGCGCCATGACGAGCGTCACCACCTTGGGCTCCGGCATCGCGTTCGGTGCATACGATCTGGCGATCGCCGGCGGCGTCGAGCACATGGGACGTCATCCGATGGGCTTCGGCGCCGACCCCAACCCGCGCTTCCTGTCGGAGCGTCTGGTCGGCGAGGACGCGCTCAACATGGGCATGACGGCCGAGCGCATCCACGACCGGTTCCCCGCGCTCACCAAAGAGCGCAGCGACCGGTACGCCATGCGCAGCCAGCAGAAGACCGCCGCGGCCTACGCCGCCGGCAAGATCCAGCCAGACCTGGTTCCGGTCGCCATCCGTTCCGAGAGCGGCTGGGGTCTCGCCACACACGATGAGGGGATGCGCCCCGAGACGAATATGGAATCACTCGCGACCCTGCGCACCCCGTTCCGCCCGCACGGCCGTGTCAGCGCCGGCAACTCGTCTCCGCTGACCGATGGCGCGACAGCGAGCATCCTCGCCTCCGCCGATGCCGTGAAGGAGTTCGGCCTGCAGCCGAAGATGCGCATGGTCAGCTTCGCGTTCGCCGGCGTCGAGCCGGAGATCATGGGTATCGGTCCGGTCCCGTCGACCGAGAAGGCCCTCCGCAAGGCCGGGCTCAGTATCGACGACATCGGGCTGTTCGAGCTCAACGAGGCCTTCGCGATCCAGGTGCTCTCGCTGCTCGACCACTTCGGCATCGACGACGAAGATCCCCGCGTCAACCAGTGGGGCGGTGCGATCGCTGTCGGCCATCCGCTCGCCGCCAGCGGCGTGCGGCTGATGATCCAGCTGGCCGCCCAGTTCGCCGAGCACCCGGAGGTGCGCTACGGCCTCACCGCGATGTGCGTCGGCCTCGGCCAGGGCGGAAGCGTCGTCTGGGAGAACCCCCACTACAGCAAGCGCGCAAGGAAGGCCTGA
- a CDS encoding 3-hydroxyacyl-CoA dehydrogenase NAD-binding domain-containing protein yields the protein MTDYSKIDFSPLVSLSDDEVVTHSFVKDVPLSGGKVLALVTLDNGRDHTRPNTMGPATLLELGETFDELTARAGRGEIHAVAVTGKPFILAAGADLSKVGDIPSKEVAKLLPQLGHHVLGKQATFGVPSFVFTNGLALGGGVEIGLNADYRTIDRSAAAFALPEVFLGLIPGWGGAYLLPNLIGIENALKVIIENPLKQNRMLKPQDVFDLGIADAIFDSANFLEDSIKWADRVVSGELAVKRPNAPGKVERMVKWDAAVGIARKMLESRIGTVPKSPYAALDLLKAAKSGSKEDGFAREDDVLGELISGDQFQASIYAFNLVQKRAKRPAGAPDKKLAKKVTKVGVIGAGYMASQFALLFVRRLRVPVIITDLDQAHVDKGVAYIHDEIGTLQEKGRISPDEGNRLRALVTGTTDKADFADCDWVIEAVFEELAVKQNVFEEVEQYLSDEAVLATNTSSLSVEKIGAKLKHPERLVGFHFFTPVAVMPLIEVVNTPKTDEATLSTAMVTAAALKKNAVITADTPGFVVNRVLAKVLGEAMHAVDDGTPFEVVDEGFAPLGLPMPPSALLDLVGLKVGAHVLDTHHEAFPDRFYRSENLHKLAEHGTLLEKDSKGKIKGIDKTAAKIVSGGTNPWTKEQILQRLEDGLADEIHRMLDDDVVHAAEDIDLCMILGAGFPFQMGGITPYLDRVGASQRVFGDTFHHPPIQGVA from the coding sequence GTGACCGACTACTCCAAGATCGACTTCAGCCCGCTCGTCAGCCTCTCCGACGACGAGGTCGTCACCCATTCGTTCGTGAAGGATGTTCCGCTGTCGGGCGGCAAGGTCCTCGCGCTCGTCACCCTCGACAACGGCCGCGACCACACGCGACCGAACACGATGGGTCCGGCGACGTTGCTCGAGCTGGGTGAGACCTTCGATGAGCTGACCGCCCGCGCGGGCCGTGGCGAGATCCACGCTGTCGCCGTCACCGGCAAACCGTTCATCCTCGCGGCGGGCGCCGACCTCAGCAAGGTGGGCGACATTCCCAGCAAGGAGGTGGCGAAGCTGCTCCCCCAGCTCGGTCACCACGTGCTCGGCAAGCAGGCGACGTTCGGCGTCCCGTCATTCGTCTTCACGAACGGACTCGCCCTGGGCGGCGGCGTGGAGATCGGCCTGAACGCCGACTATCGCACCATCGACCGCTCGGCGGCGGCGTTCGCCCTGCCGGAAGTGTTCCTCGGCCTCATCCCGGGCTGGGGCGGCGCCTACCTCCTCCCCAACCTGATCGGCATCGAGAACGCCCTCAAGGTGATCATCGAGAACCCGCTCAAACAGAACCGGATGCTCAAACCGCAGGACGTCTTCGATCTCGGCATCGCCGACGCCATCTTCGACTCCGCCAACTTCCTCGAAGACTCGATCAAGTGGGCCGACAGAGTCGTCTCGGGCGAGCTCGCGGTGAAGCGCCCGAACGCGCCGGGCAAGGTCGAGCGCATGGTCAAGTGGGATGCCGCGGTCGGCATCGCCCGCAAGATGCTGGAGAGCCGCATCGGCACGGTTCCGAAGTCGCCGTACGCCGCGCTCGACCTGCTCAAGGCGGCCAAGAGCGGCTCGAAGGAAGACGGCTTCGCCCGCGAAGACGACGTGCTCGGCGAGTTGATCTCGGGCGACCAGTTCCAGGCGAGCATCTACGCGTTCAACCTCGTGCAGAAGCGGGCGAAGCGCCCTGCCGGCGCGCCAGACAAGAAGCTGGCGAAGAAGGTCACCAAGGTCGGCGTGATCGGCGCCGGCTATATGGCCAGCCAGTTCGCGCTGCTCTTCGTTCGCCGGCTGCGCGTGCCCGTGATCATCACCGACCTCGACCAGGCGCACGTCGACAAGGGCGTCGCCTACATCCACGACGAGATCGGCACGCTGCAGGAGAAGGGCCGCATCTCGCCGGATGAGGGCAACCGTCTGCGCGCGCTCGTCACCGGCACCACCGACAAGGCCGATTTCGCCGATTGCGATTGGGTCATCGAGGCCGTCTTCGAGGAGCTCGCCGTCAAGCAGAACGTCTTCGAGGAGGTCGAGCAGTACCTCTCCGACGAAGCCGTGCTCGCCACGAACACCTCGTCGCTCTCGGTCGAGAAGATCGGCGCCAAGCTGAAGCATCCGGAACGTCTCGTCGGCTTCCACTTCTTCACCCCGGTCGCCGTCATGCCGCTCATCGAGGTCGTGAACACCCCGAAGACGGATGAGGCGACGCTTTCGACCGCGATGGTCACCGCGGCCGCGCTGAAGAAGAACGCGGTCATCACCGCCGACACACCCGGATTCGTGGTCAACCGCGTCCTGGCCAAGGTGCTCGGTGAGGCGATGCACGCCGTCGATGACGGCACTCCGTTCGAGGTCGTCGATGAGGGCTTCGCGCCGCTCGGCCTGCCGATGCCGCCCTCGGCTCTGCTCGACCTCGTCGGACTCAAAGTCGGCGCGCATGTGCTCGACACCCACCACGAGGCCTTCCCCGACCGCTTCTACCGCAGCGAGAACCTCCACAAGCTGGCGGAGCACGGAACGCTGCTCGAGAAGGATTCGAAGGGCAAGATCAAGGGCATCGACAAGACCGCCGCCAAAATCGTCTCGGGCGGCACGAACCCGTGGACAAAGGAGCAGATCCTTCAGCGCCTCGAAGACGGGCTCGCCGACGAGATCCATCGGATGCTCGACGACGACGTCGTGCACGCGGCTGAAGACATCGACCTGTGCATGATCCTCGGCGCCGGATTCCCGTTCCAGATGGGTGGCATCACGCCGTACCTCGACCGGGTGGGCGCGTCGCAGCGGGTCTTCGGAGACACATTCCACCACCCGCCCATCCAGGGCGTGGCGTAA